The genomic DNA ACAGCTGCTGTTAAACCTGCTGCACTGCTGGCCTTCCCACTGGTATACACAGCCCTTGGACTGAACTCCTCCACATGCCTGAGACAGAGTGTACAGGTGTAGTGTGGGTATAGGGACAGTGTGTAAGGCTAGGAGACTGAGAGTGCACGGGTGTAGTGTGGGTATAATGGGGATGTGTCGGTGGTTTTTTGAGGGTAGATGGGTATTGTGAGTCGAGGCATAAGTGCGGAGACTAAAGGGTGGAGGGATTCACTTGAGGAATGATTTTTGACAGAGGAGtctcatacagtgccttcagaaagtattcacaccccttgacttttcacaCATAttgctgtgttacagtctgaatttgaAATGTTTTAACTTGAGATATTTggacactggcctacacacaatacccatactGTCAAAGCGGAATTGTGTTTTTCCCAAAAAAATGTAACTCAtcacaaatgaaaagctgaaatgtcttgagtcagtaagtattcaacccctttgctgTGGCAAGACTAAACAAAGTTCAGGagtaagtcacataataagttgcatggactcaaaaAACTAGTGCAAAACTAGTGCTTAATATGAcgtttgaatgactacctcctctctgtaccacacacatacaattatctgtaaggtccctcagccaAGAATTGAATTTCAACACAGATTCAGCCACAAAGACCAGGGTgcttttccaatgcctcgcaaagaaggacacctattggtagatggatcaaaataaaaaagcaggcattgaatatctctttgagcatgttgaagttattaaatatactttggatggtgtattaatacacctagtcactacaggtgtccttcctaactcagttaccagagaggaaggaaactgctcagggatgtcaccatgagaccaatggtggctttaaaacagtttaatggctgtgataggagaaaattgaggatggatcaacaacattgcagttactccacaatactaacctaattgacaaaatgtggaatagcCTAAatcaaggcactgtacatgtaggtagacaGTGTGGAGTGTATAGTGTGCAGGGTGTAGAGGTCTTACTTGAGGAACTGGCTCTTGGCGGTAGAGGGGTCTCCGACAATGCAGACGTTGACATCTCCTCTGAGAGACGTTCCCTCCATGGTGGTCTTAGGAACACCCCcaaacaacatcaacaggataccACGCTTCACCTCATCGttacctacacaaacacacattatacacacattgcacacacacacagaataccaCATGCAAAGGCTGTGGTAATAACATGGTAGTAGTAACAGTGTAGTACTGACCATGTATAGTTGGGAACAGGCTGGTGCTGAGGTTGTTGTAGTAATATGGTAGTGatgtagtattatagtagtagtaacagtgtaGTACTGACCGTGTATTGTTGGGAACAAGCTGGTGCTGAGGTTGTTGTAGTAATatggtagtagtgtagtagtatagtagtagtaacagtgtaGTACTGACCGTGTATAGTTGGGAACAGGCTGGTGCTGAGTTTGTTGTAGTAATatggtagtggtgtagtagtatagtagtagtaacagtgtaGTACTGACCGTGTATAGTTGGGAACAGACTGGTGCCGAGGTTGTTGTAGTAATatggtagtggtgtagtagtatagtagtagtaacagtgtaGTACTGACCGTGTATAGTTGGGAACAAGCTGGTGCTGAGGTTGTTGTAGTAATatggtagtggtgtagtagtatagtagtagtaacagtgcaGTACTGACCGTGTATAGTTGGGAACAGACTGGTGCCGAGGTTGTGGTAGAGGTTCTTGTCTTGGCTCATCTCGAACACCTTCTCCCACTCCTGAACTGACATCTGGCTCTTGATGCTCTCTGCCGTCTGATCCTCATCACGCAGCTCCTTCCCTccgaactacacacacacacgattacaactcccttcaaACAAATGTTGTACATGCATGCATTACATGTATACTAGTTTGTAGCCTGAAATAGTatgagagtttgtgtgtgtgtctcgatgtttgggtgagtgtgtgtgtcgtaCCCTGGGGTTGGTAGGAGCCACATGGCAGGCGAGGAAGGCCAGTCTGTAGGACAGCTCTCTGACACCCAGGGCTTTAAGACCACGAAGGCCCTCGTTCTCATAACCCTGTCTCCCTCCTACACGGGAACTGGTCTCTGCTcgcacacctagagagatgggaagggaaaTGAGtcttgttgtgtgtctgtatgacCTGTGTACGTGtcataccagtgtgtgtgtgtgtgtgtgtgtacatacctgCGGTGCTGAGCTGGGAGACGTCGGGAACCACTATCAGTGAGCCAGTGATATCACAGCGGTCTCCGGCCTGGGCCGTCTCCACAGCCTCAGCCCTCAGAATCACCTCCAGAGAGCGGGGGATGGACCCTCTGGGCAGCTCTGCCTGGGTCTCCTGGATacgcacctacacacacacacacacacacacagaggttagACATACACACGCATAACACACACAAGTTTCagacttagacacacacacacacacgtaacattaCTGACACACAAACAATCACACGCGTGCCTTCCTACTATTCTGAAGGTACCAAGTTGTTGAGGTGATATCTGAcagaatccccgagccgactaggtgaaaaatctgccgttGTTCACTTGAGCATGGCACTTAGCCCTAATtgctgtaagtcgctctggataagagcatctgcaaaATGACAAAAAATGTAAACGTCTACCTTCTGGAAGTCGATGAACTTGGAGCGGTGTGTGTCTAGGTGGAAGCGAGCGCGGTTGTTGCAGACGGGGTTCCTGCAGACAGTGGGCGGTGCGTACTTGAACTGCTGGGGCACGTCCGGACACACCCCCTGGCAGTCCAGACACAGGAACGTCCCGCTCACCTGATGGAGGCAAAACAGAGAGGATCAGACACAGATGTCAAACATCTCAAGAGTTTTTAGGATGCATTATTTGGCCTCACTCACAAGCTGTGGGTATATGTGGGTGTGTGACTCACCAGTTCTGGGTGTACGGGGTGCGTCCTCACTACCTGTGCACTGATCCGCACCAGAGAGCCGATACGCAGGGAGGACAGCTCACGGATCCTATAACAcaaaacaaacactgtcaggtcaCACACAAAACATCTTAGAGAACAGAACACCATTTGTGTGACTTGAAACATTTGTCTTCAGGTATGTGTCTCTTACTTGTGTCTGGTGGGCAGGTCCTGAATGGCCAAGTAGAACTCCTTATTCACTGGGACATTCCCATGATCCCTAGCAAAGTTCCTCACCGCACGACAAAGGAAGGGATACACTCTgaagtggaggagaggtagaagcAGAACGAAGAATAGAGAGCTTGTTAGCTGGACATAGTAACGCTAAGATCATCAATAACATGAACACACAAAGGTTCTAGGTAGAGGTCGACAAATCGGCATggtcgattaattagggccaatttcaagttttcataacaatcggtaatcgtcatttttggacaccgattgcggccgattacattgcactccacgaggagactgcgtggcaggctgaccacctgttacgcgagtgcagcaaggagccacggtaagttgctagctagcattaagcttatcttatgaaaaacaatcaatcataacataatcactagtttactacacatggttgatgacattactagtttaactagcttgtcctgcgttgcatataatcaatgcggtgcctgttaatttatcatcgaatcacagcctactttgccaaacgggtgatgacttaacaagcactgtcgttgcaccaatgtacctaaccataaacatcaatgcctttcttaaaatcaatacacaagtatcttttcttaaacctgcatatttagttaaaataaattcatgttagcaggcaatattaactagggaaattgtgtcacttctcttgtgttctgtgcaagcagtcagggtatatgcagcagtttgggccacctggctcgttaCGAACTGTGtaaagaccatttcttcctaacaaagacagtacttaatttgccagaattttacatgattatgacataacattgaaggttgtgcaatgtaacagcaatatttagacttagggatgccacctgttcgataaaatacggaacggttcagTATTTCACTGAGAGAATAAACGTTTTctttttgaaatgatagtttccggatttgaccatattaatgacctatggCTCGTATTTCTGCGTGTTTATTATATTAgagttaagtctatgatttgatattgatagagcagtctgactgagcggtggtaggcagcagcaggctcataagcattcattcaaacagcactttcctgcgtttgccagcagctcttcgcaatgcttgaagcacagcgctgtttatgacttcaagcttattaactcccgagattaggctggcaatactattgTGCCGATAAGAACATCCAACAGTCAAAggtaaatgaaatacaaatggtatagagagaaatagtcctataattcctataataactacaacctaaagaCTCATGCTAAAAGGaatcaccagctttcatatgttctcatgttctgagtaaagaactgaaacattagcttttttacatggcacatattgcacgtttactttcttctccaacactgtttttgcattatttaaaccaaattgaacatgtttcattatttatttgagacacattttattttatttatgtattatattaagttaaaataaaagtgttcattcagtattgttgtaattgtcattattacaaatatacataTAAAAATCGTCCAATACTCTCTTTTTTTGGTCCTTCGATAATCGGTTAtcgtgttgaaaaatcataatcggtcgacctccagTTCTAAGTGCTCTGTTAGAGTTTTGTGGAGTGTCGTGCCCCTCTGATGGATTGAGGGATTTAAATATGATTCTAGATCTGTAGCTACCTGTAGAACTCCTCCTGGATGGTGGTTGCCAGTTCCTGATTAAATCCTTCCAGATCAGTGAAGGAGACCAGCAGAGTGTTTCTCTCTGGCCTGATCAGCTCCTCAGCATCACGGACATACTTCACCTCACCGTCTGCTGTCTGGTacctacacacacagaaatacaacatgtTTCTTAGTTGTATGCATCCCATTTTGTGTATAACTGATGTATAACTGTGGTTATAGAAGACTTGTATGAAGCTAGACTTGATATGTTAGACATGCACATCGTGTTAGCCAACTCTAACTAGCTtgtaaactagccagctagctaggttTCAACAGTTCCAAAAACTTGGTAAAATACGATTAAAATAGTTAGTTAGCACACTATTAATAAAGTAAATCCAGCCATAACATTGACGTTTAGATATATGTTACAGTTTGATAGCTATCCAAtagctattagctagctagctaacaatgtaCCAAGAACAATAACATAATCATGGCATTATTTCACTTACTCTTCTAAGAAAGCCTGGAAAAGCTTCTGGCATTTCTCTGCCAACTCGTCCTTCACCATCTGTCCCGCATTCTCCTGAGTCGGCTGTACAAGATCCATATTTTCACTGGATTAAAACTAAAATATTAATATATGAAATAGTTCTAAAGTCACTCCCGTCTCCTTTTGACTGTACAACGCACGCTGTGGGAAAGAAAGTGCATTTTTCGCGCGAAAACCAGGACCATGTGACATTTGGCGCGACATAGTCGACCAATTACATCGTTGTATGTTGAACCATGCAAACGTATGAAGAATTATAGCCAATCAAAAGTTGGTATGCAAATTTATATCGACCTTTCTACTTCCATGGCTTCCATGCTAGAAAAATGTATGCTTTATGAACATCTGCGGTTGTTACTAGTTACCGCAGACACAAAATCAAAATGGTCTATATCGTAAAAattaatgaaaacaaaaatgtgctttttggtcttaatttaaaaTTGGGGTTAGGGATAAGATTATCCGTGTGGTTAAATTGtggattaaggttagggtgaggtttAAAATCAGAGTTACCTTGTAGAAATAGGTGGGGTTTAGccataattatgactttgtgggtgtggtaactagtgacgagcGGACTGCGTGGACAGATCTAGGACTAGCTTCCCTTCCCACTCCTGGTATAAAGGTGGAACGCGCAAAACTGACCTTAGACAGTTAATAAATTGTAATATCGTTACCGTGTTAGAAGCAACTTTGTGTATTTTCCCATAAAATGAAAGAGCGTACTCGTGGTAGCTACATCCAGAATGTTGGTGGGGTGACGTTCCAGGTTTCTCCACCGGATGTAGCTGTTGAACTGATAGAGCATGCTCTCAAGTGCAGCATTGTCATATTCTTGGAGTAATAAGGTTTTGTAAAAACTGGGAATTTGTGGTTTTAACAGAGGAAGGACAAGGACCATAGTTTGCCAGTTCACCCTGGCAAGTGCCCTCCTCTCTCATATCTTCTTCATAAGCAGTAGCCAACACAAATATGGATGATGTCTACCTGTCATTCACCAATCCTGGTCTTTCATATCATTGATGCAGTTGAAGGGAGAGGAGACTTTGGGATGTCATGTACACCTTTTCCCATGTCCTTCACGTACATTGTTCTGAAAACACCGGACCGGTGATAAGCAATATGGTGGATACTTACCAGGTGCTTGTTTGCTTTTACCTGCTCAGTTCTTTCACACCAGAGCATATAAAGGAGAGGAAGCCCCTTTATACTGTTAAGATGAAGCCCATTTCTTTCTGACTTTCCCACGATTGTTCAGTCTCACCAACAGGAAACTATCGGTCTCGACTTGACCAGACCATCTGTAGGCAGTAGCCTaccacacacgcgcgcacacacacacacacacacacacacacacacacacacacacacacacacacacacacacacacacacacacacacacacacacacacacacacacacacacacacacacacacacacacacacacacacacacacacacacacacacacacacacacacacactttgttacattacagccttatttaaaatgtattaaattgttttttccctcatcaatgtacatacacacaatactccataatgacaaagaaaaaaagttatttaattttttttgcaaatgtattaataaaaaaccaactgaaatatcacatttaaataagcattcagacccttttctcagtactttgttgacg from Oncorhynchus keta strain PuntledgeMale-10-30-2019 chromosome 23, Oket_V2, whole genome shotgun sequence includes the following:
- the mcm6 gene encoding DNA replication licensing factor MCM6, whose product is MDLVQPTQENAGQMVKDELAEKCQKLFQAFLEEYQTADGEVKYVRDAEELIRPERNTLLVSFTDLEGFNQELATTIQEEFYRVYPFLCRAVRNFARDHGNVPVNKEFYLAIQDLPTRHKIRELSSLRIGSLVRISAQVVRTHPVHPELVSGTFLCLDCQGVCPDVPQQFKYAPPTVCRNPVCNNRARFHLDTHRSKFIDFQKVRIQETQAELPRGSIPRSLEVILRAEAVETAQAGDRCDITGSLIVVPDVSQLSTAGVRAETSSRVGGRQGYENEGLRGLKALGVRELSYRLAFLACHVAPTNPRFGGKELRDEDQTAESIKSQMSVQEWEKVFEMSQDKNLYHNLGTSLFPTIHGNDEVKRGILLMLFGGVPKTTMEGTSLRGDVNVCIVGDPSTAKSQFLKHVEEFSPRAVYTSGKASSAAGLTAAVVRDEESHEFVIEAGALMLADNGVCCIDEFDKMETRDQVAIHEAMEQQTISITKAGVKATLNARTSILAAANPVGGRYDRSKSLKQNVNLSAPIMSRFDLFFILVDDCNEVTDYAIARRIVDLHSRIENSVDRLYSLDEIRRYLLFARQFKPKISGESEEFIVEQYKRLRQRDGSGGVATSAWRITVRQLESMIRLSEGMARMHCCDEVQPKHVKEAFRLLNKSIIRVETPDINLDQDQNQEMEAEEEGENGHDVPNGVNDQDNGQVNGHTHGVSGQTNGVNGHADSSSNPSLRLTFPEYRRISNLLVLHLRRAEEAEEEEELKKSAVINWYLKEMESEIDSEEELINRKSLIEKVLHRLVHYDHILIELSQGGLKGSETETQEEVLVVNPNYTLED